The Anguilla anguilla isolate fAngAng1 chromosome 4, fAngAng1.pri, whole genome shotgun sequence genome has a window encoding:
- the hook1 gene encoding protein Hook homolog 1 isoform X2, with protein sequence MDLNKTVLCESLIIWLQTFNTAAPCKTALDLTTGVAMSQALHQIDPTWFSESWLSRIKGDVGDNWRLKMNNLKKVLQMMVDYYNEVLAQQISDFPLPDLVLVAEHSDPVELGRLLQLILGCAVKCERKQEYIQIIMTLEESVQHVVMTAIQELMSRETMTQFGAEPLGDVELQLKKAMEEMAELVAQKEELAQRCQELDVQEERNSLLAENDVLTDRANQLDSFDDPSTPSGKKHSQLQLQLEQLQEENFRLEAAKDDYRIHCEELEKQLIEVQHRNDELTSLAEESRSLKDELDILRSCSDRAVKLEASVETYRKKLEDLSDLRRQVKTLEEKNMTYMQNTVSLEEELRKANAARTQLETYKRQVQELHRKLSEESRRADNLAFEMKKFEEKHETVLKEKERIIVERDSLKETNEELRCTQAQQDQLLQAGLFPAGSPSHDNLAAEILPIEFREKFIRLQHENKMLLLQQEGSENDRIAELQVQLEEAHRHKSGLDTEKRLNQERIRELQLQVEDLQKALQGQGAKTEDSHLKKKLDAHMVQLNEAQDEIMKKKELIEDLQPDSAQTTLKIDELLAALKKKDEDMRAMEDRYKMYLEKARNVIRALDPKLNPASVEIQSLKNQLAEKDKRIINLERECEQAKLREYEEKLIVTAWYNKSLSFQKLAIESRLAGRSSSSIVPPGQSFLAQQRQVTNARRPVSVNAPAASSK encoded by the exons ATGGATTTGAACAAAACTGTGCTGTGCGAAAGTCTTATAATTTGG TTGCAGACATTCAACACCGCGGCGCCATGTAAGACTGCGCTGGACCTGACTACTGGAGTTGCCATGTCCCAGGCGCTCCATCAGAT AGACCCCACATGGTTCAGTGAAAGCTGGCTGAGCCGTATTAAAGGAGATGTGGGTGACAACTGGCGACTAAAG ATGAACAACCTGAAAAAAGTGCTTCAGATGATGGTGGATTACTATAACGAG GTTCTGGCCCAACAGATTTCTGATTTCCCCCTGCCGGATCTGGTCCTAGTGGCCGAGCACTCTGACCCTGTGGAGCTAGGGCGCCTCCTACAGTTGATTTTGGGCTGTGCTGTCAAGTGTGAAAGGAAACAAG AGTACATTCAGATCATTATGACTTTGGAGGAGTCAGTGCAACATGTCGTGATGACTGCCATTCAGGAG CTGATGAGCAGGGAAACGATGACACAGTTTGGAGCAGAACCTCTTGGGGACGTTGAACTGCAG CTGAAGAAGGCCATGGAGGAAATGGCGGAGCTCGTGGCACAGAAAGAAGAGCTGGCACAGAGGTGCCAGGAGCTGGATGTTCAG gaggagaggaacagcCTGCTGGCGGAGAATGATGTGCTGACGGACCGGGCCAACCAGCTGGACTCCTTCGATGACCCCAGCACCCCCTCAGGGAAGAAGCACAGccagctccagctgcagcttgaacagctgcaggaggagaattTCAG ACTGGAGGCTGCTAAGGATGACTACCGCATCCACTgtgaggagctggagaagcagcTTATTGAGGTTCAACATCGCAATGATGAGCTGACCAGCCTGGCAGAGGAGTCCCGCTCCCTCAAGGATGAGCTGGACATCCTGAG GAGCTGCTCGGACCGGGCCGTCAAGCTGGAGGCCTCAGTGGAGACCTACAGGAAGAAGCTGGAGGACCTGAGTGACCTGCGGCGCCAGGTGAAGACCCTGGAGGAGAAGAACATGACCTACATGCAGAACACCGTCAGTCTGGAGGAGGAGCTCCGCAAGGCCAATGCGGCCCGCACGCAGCTGGAGACCTACAAGAGACAG GTCCAGGAGCTGCACAGAAAGCTGTCGGAGGAATCCCGCAGGGCTGATAATTTGGCCTTTGAAATGAAGAAGTTTGAGGAAAAGCATGAAACTGtgctaaaagaaaaagag AGGATAATTGTCGAGCGGGACTCCTTAAAAGAGACTAATGAGGAGCTGCGTTGCACACAAGCCCAACAAGATCAGCTCTTGCAAGCAG GACTTTTTCCTGCTGGAAGTCCAAGCCACGACAACCTCGCTGCTGAAATCTTGCCTATAGAGTTCAG GGAGAAGTTCATTCGACTGCAGCATGAGAACaagatgctgctgctgcagcaggagggCTCGGAGAACGACCGCATCGCCGAGCTGCAGGTTCAGCTCGAGGAGGCTCACCGCCACAAAAGCGGACTGGACACCGAGAAGAG GTTGAACCAGGAAAGGATCCGTGAACTGCAGCTTCAAGTGGAGGATCTCCAGAAAGCCCTGCAGGGGCAGGGAGCCAAGACTGAGGAC TCTCACCTGAAAAAGAAGCTTGATGCTCACAT GGTCCAGTTAAATGAAGCCCAGGATGAGATTATGAAGAAGAAGGAGCTGATAGAAGACCTGCAGCCAGACTCTGCACAGACCA CACTGAAGATAGACGAGCTTCTGGCTGCCCTCAAGAAGAAGGACGAGGACATGAGAGCAATGGAGGATCGCTACAAGATGTACCTGGAAAAGGCCCGCAAT GTGATAAGGGCCCTGGATCCCAAGCTGAACCCAGCCAGTGTTGAGATCCAGTCCCTGAAGAATCAGCTTGCTGAGAAGGATAAGAGAATCATCAATCTGgag CGCGAGTGTGAGCAGGCGAAACTTCGAGAATACGAAGAAAAGCTGATCGTTACTGCGTGGTACAACAAG AGCCTGAGCTTCCAGAAACTTGCCATCGAATCCCGGCTGGCGGgccgctcctcttcctccatcgTGCCGCCCGGCCAGTCCTTCCTGGCACAGCAACGGCAGGTGACCAACGCTCGGCGCCCGGTCTCCGTCAACGCGCCGGCCGCGTCCTCCAAGTAG
- the hook1 gene encoding protein Hook homolog 1 isoform X3 produces the protein MDLNKTVLCESLIIWLQTFNTAAPCKTALDLTTGVAMSQALHQIDPTWFSESWLSRIKGDVGDNWRLKMNNLKKVLQMMVDYYNEISDFPLPDLVLVAEHSDPVELGRLLQLILGCAVKCERKQEYIQIIMTLEESVQHVVMTAIQELMSRETMTQFGAEPLGDVELQLKKAMEEMAELVAQKEELAQRCQELDVQVTILQEERNSLLAENDVLTDRANQLDSFDDPSTPSGKKHSQLQLQLEQLQEENFRLEAAKDDYRIHCEELEKQLIEVQHRNDELTSLAEESRSLKDELDILRSCSDRAVKLEASVETYRKKLEDLSDLRRQVKTLEEKNMTYMQNTVSLEEELRKANAARTQLETYKRQVQELHRKLSEESRRADNLAFEMKKFEEKHETVLKEKERIIVERDSLKETNEELRCTQAQQDQLLQAGLFPAGSPSHDNLAAEILPIEFREKFIRLQHENKMLLLQQEGSENDRIAELQVQLEEAHRHKSGLDTEKRLNQERIRELQLQVEDLQKALQGQGAKTEDSHLKKKLDAHMVQLNEAQDEIMKKKELIEDLQPDSAQTTLKIDELLAALKKKDEDMRAMEDRYKMYLEKARNVIRALDPKLNPASVEIQSLKNQLAEKDKRIINLERECEQAKLREYEEKLIVTAWYNKSLSFQKLAIESRLAGRSSSSIVPPGQSFLAQQRQVTNARRPVSVNAPAASSK, from the exons ATGGATTTGAACAAAACTGTGCTGTGCGAAAGTCTTATAATTTGG TTGCAGACATTCAACACCGCGGCGCCATGTAAGACTGCGCTGGACCTGACTACTGGAGTTGCCATGTCCCAGGCGCTCCATCAGAT AGACCCCACATGGTTCAGTGAAAGCTGGCTGAGCCGTATTAAAGGAGATGTGGGTGACAACTGGCGACTAAAG ATGAACAACCTGAAAAAAGTGCTTCAGATGATGGTGGATTACTATAACGAG ATTTCTGATTTCCCCCTGCCGGATCTGGTCCTAGTGGCCGAGCACTCTGACCCTGTGGAGCTAGGGCGCCTCCTACAGTTGATTTTGGGCTGTGCTGTCAAGTGTGAAAGGAAACAAG AGTACATTCAGATCATTATGACTTTGGAGGAGTCAGTGCAACATGTCGTGATGACTGCCATTCAGGAG CTGATGAGCAGGGAAACGATGACACAGTTTGGAGCAGAACCTCTTGGGGACGTTGAACTGCAG CTGAAGAAGGCCATGGAGGAAATGGCGGAGCTCGTGGCACAGAAAGAAGAGCTGGCACAGAGGTGCCAGGAGCTGGATGTTCAG gtcACTATTCTtcaggaggagaggaacagcCTGCTGGCGGAGAATGATGTGCTGACGGACCGGGCCAACCAGCTGGACTCCTTCGATGACCCCAGCACCCCCTCAGGGAAGAAGCACAGccagctccagctgcagcttgaacagctgcaggaggagaattTCAG ACTGGAGGCTGCTAAGGATGACTACCGCATCCACTgtgaggagctggagaagcagcTTATTGAGGTTCAACATCGCAATGATGAGCTGACCAGCCTGGCAGAGGAGTCCCGCTCCCTCAAGGATGAGCTGGACATCCTGAG GAGCTGCTCGGACCGGGCCGTCAAGCTGGAGGCCTCAGTGGAGACCTACAGGAAGAAGCTGGAGGACCTGAGTGACCTGCGGCGCCAGGTGAAGACCCTGGAGGAGAAGAACATGACCTACATGCAGAACACCGTCAGTCTGGAGGAGGAGCTCCGCAAGGCCAATGCGGCCCGCACGCAGCTGGAGACCTACAAGAGACAG GTCCAGGAGCTGCACAGAAAGCTGTCGGAGGAATCCCGCAGGGCTGATAATTTGGCCTTTGAAATGAAGAAGTTTGAGGAAAAGCATGAAACTGtgctaaaagaaaaagag AGGATAATTGTCGAGCGGGACTCCTTAAAAGAGACTAATGAGGAGCTGCGTTGCACACAAGCCCAACAAGATCAGCTCTTGCAAGCAG GACTTTTTCCTGCTGGAAGTCCAAGCCACGACAACCTCGCTGCTGAAATCTTGCCTATAGAGTTCAG GGAGAAGTTCATTCGACTGCAGCATGAGAACaagatgctgctgctgcagcaggagggCTCGGAGAACGACCGCATCGCCGAGCTGCAGGTTCAGCTCGAGGAGGCTCACCGCCACAAAAGCGGACTGGACACCGAGAAGAG GTTGAACCAGGAAAGGATCCGTGAACTGCAGCTTCAAGTGGAGGATCTCCAGAAAGCCCTGCAGGGGCAGGGAGCCAAGACTGAGGAC TCTCACCTGAAAAAGAAGCTTGATGCTCACAT GGTCCAGTTAAATGAAGCCCAGGATGAGATTATGAAGAAGAAGGAGCTGATAGAAGACCTGCAGCCAGACTCTGCACAGACCA CACTGAAGATAGACGAGCTTCTGGCTGCCCTCAAGAAGAAGGACGAGGACATGAGAGCAATGGAGGATCGCTACAAGATGTACCTGGAAAAGGCCCGCAAT GTGATAAGGGCCCTGGATCCCAAGCTGAACCCAGCCAGTGTTGAGATCCAGTCCCTGAAGAATCAGCTTGCTGAGAAGGATAAGAGAATCATCAATCTGgag CGCGAGTGTGAGCAGGCGAAACTTCGAGAATACGAAGAAAAGCTGATCGTTACTGCGTGGTACAACAAG AGCCTGAGCTTCCAGAAACTTGCCATCGAATCCCGGCTGGCGGgccgctcctcttcctccatcgTGCCGCCCGGCCAGTCCTTCCTGGCACAGCAACGGCAGGTGACCAACGCTCGGCGCCCGGTCTCCGTCAACGCGCCGGCCGCGTCCTCCAAGTAG
- the hook1 gene encoding protein Hook homolog 1 isoform X1: MDLNKTVLCESLIIWLQTFNTAAPCKTALDLTTGVAMSQALHQIDPTWFSESWLSRIKGDVGDNWRLKMNNLKKVLQMMVDYYNEVLAQQISDFPLPDLVLVAEHSDPVELGRLLQLILGCAVKCERKQEYIQIIMTLEESVQHVVMTAIQELMSRETMTQFGAEPLGDVELQLKKAMEEMAELVAQKEELAQRCQELDVQVTILQEERNSLLAENDVLTDRANQLDSFDDPSTPSGKKHSQLQLQLEQLQEENFRLEAAKDDYRIHCEELEKQLIEVQHRNDELTSLAEESRSLKDELDILRSCSDRAVKLEASVETYRKKLEDLSDLRRQVKTLEEKNMTYMQNTVSLEEELRKANAARTQLETYKRQVQELHRKLSEESRRADNLAFEMKKFEEKHETVLKEKERIIVERDSLKETNEELRCTQAQQDQLLQAGLFPAGSPSHDNLAAEILPIEFREKFIRLQHENKMLLLQQEGSENDRIAELQVQLEEAHRHKSGLDTEKRLNQERIRELQLQVEDLQKALQGQGAKTEDSHLKKKLDAHMVQLNEAQDEIMKKKELIEDLQPDSAQTTLKIDELLAALKKKDEDMRAMEDRYKMYLEKARNVIRALDPKLNPASVEIQSLKNQLAEKDKRIINLERECEQAKLREYEEKLIVTAWYNKSLSFQKLAIESRLAGRSSSSIVPPGQSFLAQQRQVTNARRPVSVNAPAASSK, encoded by the exons ATGGATTTGAACAAAACTGTGCTGTGCGAAAGTCTTATAATTTGG TTGCAGACATTCAACACCGCGGCGCCATGTAAGACTGCGCTGGACCTGACTACTGGAGTTGCCATGTCCCAGGCGCTCCATCAGAT AGACCCCACATGGTTCAGTGAAAGCTGGCTGAGCCGTATTAAAGGAGATGTGGGTGACAACTGGCGACTAAAG ATGAACAACCTGAAAAAAGTGCTTCAGATGATGGTGGATTACTATAACGAG GTTCTGGCCCAACAGATTTCTGATTTCCCCCTGCCGGATCTGGTCCTAGTGGCCGAGCACTCTGACCCTGTGGAGCTAGGGCGCCTCCTACAGTTGATTTTGGGCTGTGCTGTCAAGTGTGAAAGGAAACAAG AGTACATTCAGATCATTATGACTTTGGAGGAGTCAGTGCAACATGTCGTGATGACTGCCATTCAGGAG CTGATGAGCAGGGAAACGATGACACAGTTTGGAGCAGAACCTCTTGGGGACGTTGAACTGCAG CTGAAGAAGGCCATGGAGGAAATGGCGGAGCTCGTGGCACAGAAAGAAGAGCTGGCACAGAGGTGCCAGGAGCTGGATGTTCAG gtcACTATTCTtcaggaggagaggaacagcCTGCTGGCGGAGAATGATGTGCTGACGGACCGGGCCAACCAGCTGGACTCCTTCGATGACCCCAGCACCCCCTCAGGGAAGAAGCACAGccagctccagctgcagcttgaacagctgcaggaggagaattTCAG ACTGGAGGCTGCTAAGGATGACTACCGCATCCACTgtgaggagctggagaagcagcTTATTGAGGTTCAACATCGCAATGATGAGCTGACCAGCCTGGCAGAGGAGTCCCGCTCCCTCAAGGATGAGCTGGACATCCTGAG GAGCTGCTCGGACCGGGCCGTCAAGCTGGAGGCCTCAGTGGAGACCTACAGGAAGAAGCTGGAGGACCTGAGTGACCTGCGGCGCCAGGTGAAGACCCTGGAGGAGAAGAACATGACCTACATGCAGAACACCGTCAGTCTGGAGGAGGAGCTCCGCAAGGCCAATGCGGCCCGCACGCAGCTGGAGACCTACAAGAGACAG GTCCAGGAGCTGCACAGAAAGCTGTCGGAGGAATCCCGCAGGGCTGATAATTTGGCCTTTGAAATGAAGAAGTTTGAGGAAAAGCATGAAACTGtgctaaaagaaaaagag AGGATAATTGTCGAGCGGGACTCCTTAAAAGAGACTAATGAGGAGCTGCGTTGCACACAAGCCCAACAAGATCAGCTCTTGCAAGCAG GACTTTTTCCTGCTGGAAGTCCAAGCCACGACAACCTCGCTGCTGAAATCTTGCCTATAGAGTTCAG GGAGAAGTTCATTCGACTGCAGCATGAGAACaagatgctgctgctgcagcaggagggCTCGGAGAACGACCGCATCGCCGAGCTGCAGGTTCAGCTCGAGGAGGCTCACCGCCACAAAAGCGGACTGGACACCGAGAAGAG GTTGAACCAGGAAAGGATCCGTGAACTGCAGCTTCAAGTGGAGGATCTCCAGAAAGCCCTGCAGGGGCAGGGAGCCAAGACTGAGGAC TCTCACCTGAAAAAGAAGCTTGATGCTCACAT GGTCCAGTTAAATGAAGCCCAGGATGAGATTATGAAGAAGAAGGAGCTGATAGAAGACCTGCAGCCAGACTCTGCACAGACCA CACTGAAGATAGACGAGCTTCTGGCTGCCCTCAAGAAGAAGGACGAGGACATGAGAGCAATGGAGGATCGCTACAAGATGTACCTGGAAAAGGCCCGCAAT GTGATAAGGGCCCTGGATCCCAAGCTGAACCCAGCCAGTGTTGAGATCCAGTCCCTGAAGAATCAGCTTGCTGAGAAGGATAAGAGAATCATCAATCTGgag CGCGAGTGTGAGCAGGCGAAACTTCGAGAATACGAAGAAAAGCTGATCGTTACTGCGTGGTACAACAAG AGCCTGAGCTTCCAGAAACTTGCCATCGAATCCCGGCTGGCGGgccgctcctcttcctccatcgTGCCGCCCGGCCAGTCCTTCCTGGCACAGCAACGGCAGGTGACCAACGCTCGGCGCCCGGTCTCCGTCAACGCGCCGGCCGCGTCCTCCAAGTAG